The DNA sequence GCGGAGCATGGGAGCGAATTCATTTCTTATTTATCTGGTAAAGCTGCGTTTGAGCAAATGGTGGCAAGCAGTGCTCGCAAACCAGCCGCAATAAAATTATCAGCAAAATGGTGCGGTCCATGCAAAAAATTGAAACCGGTTTATGAAGTGGTGGCCCAAGAGCTTCATGAAAAAATAACTTTTGGTGAAGTGGATATTGATTTATTTGATGATAAATCGCTCCTCACCGTTCCTGGAGTGCCCACAATTTTGATGTACAAAAACGGCCAAGAGATTGGGCGCATTGTTGGTTTCAGAACAGCAGAAGAGCTGACAGCAGAATTTAAAAAATTAGAAATGTAAATCAGCTCATACAAATAATTAAGTGAGTACGAGCACCGTACTCACTTAATTATTTTTTATAGTGAAAAAATTATTCTTCAGTAAAGTAATCGAAAGCATGTGCAGCCAATGCGCCGCCAATGAATGCGCCGCCAAGATACATGGCAAGATGATGATATGAAACGTGTACTCCTGAAACGAGACCATAAAGAGCTGCACCAAGTGCAATGGCTGGATTGAAAAGACCACCAGAAATCGGCCCGCCCAAATAAGCAAGTGCTGGAATAGTGAATCCGATTGCCAGTCCAAAAATATCGTTTCCGCTATACTTTTCAGAAGTTGCAACAAAGAGGATAACTAATGCGAGCGCAAATGCTAAAAGTATTTCCACTACAAATGCTTGCATCATAGTTACCTCAGCGCCAGGAGCTGGGATGGTGATGTGTCCATGTAGAAAAGCAGCAGCAGCAAATGCAGCAAAGCCGCCGGCTATTTGCGCTACCATATATGTTGGTAAATCGTCCCAAGAAAGGCGTCTTCTCATCGCGATAGCAAGAGAAACCATCGGGTTGTAATGCGCTCCAGAAACAAATGCGCCAATATACACCCAAGCCATTAGCATTGATGCAATAGCAAAAGGATTGTTCGTTAACGCAATAGTAAGAATAAAGAAAAACGTACCGAGAAATTCCATAATAAATCTTCTCACGCCGACTCCTTGTTTTTTAGAAAAACATTTTAGACAAAAATGAATCTAGTCTTGGGGGCAACGTCAAGTCAATAACTTATGAAGGCAAGGTAGGGAAAGGATCCTGAAAATCCGGTTGTGCAGATTTGAGTGCAGCATCTTTGATTTTTTGTTTTAGGGTAGCGATACGCGCTTTCAGATATTCATAAGCTGGGTGATTCGAGCCCAGCGCTTCAATGTTTTGTGCTATGGTGTTGAGTACTTTATAATGTAAGTACTCATATTTGGGGGAAATATTATCAAAATTGGTTCGGTGCTCAAAACGATCCAGGCTCTTTTTTATGTACCAATCTCTAAACTCTGCTTCAAGGGTTTTTATATCTTCAATTGCTGTAGATTCAGCAGCAATTGCTTCTATTTGATTTCTCAGCTCTTTGGCAAGTTCTGCATCTGGGAAAAATGTAAACTGGTTAATATCGCGGCTATTTTTTTCGGTTGGATTTTCTGATCCAGTCATTACTAAATTGCCACGAATTATTATTTTCTGGTGATTAATGAGCGGATATTTATTGGCAAATTTCTCTTTCCCATCAACGTTATATATATAAACAGGAACATCGTTTCGTCTAAGCTTTATCAGAAATTTTTTTGTTTCTGGATTAGCAAGATTGTGAAAATTAACACATAATACTTTAATATTTTGATGTTTTTGCTCGATCACTGCTTCCATATCTTTTTGATCGATGCCATAAAGATTGATCCATAAATCTTCATCTTGTGTATTTTCTATCCGTCTTTTGAGTGTGCGCCGAATGTTTGTGTCTAAACTGGTGATTCGTGTTGGTTTTTTTGGGGTCTCAACAAGCGGAGGCTTGATTGGCGAGCGCGGCAGTTTAGTTGGGGAAAGTACCGCTTGGTCAAATTTTTCGAGCGGAATAGATTTTTTTATTAACGCCTTATGCGAGTTAAACGCTGATTCGATAATCTCTTGACTAATGATTCGCATAACAGTTTCTTTATTTCCTGAATAAGCCTGATGGGTTGCGTTTGCTGACCCGTCATAAAGGAACTTACCAACAGATCCAGTAGATTTGGTATGCAGTGATTGGCCCAGCTTCGGATTTAAAACAAAAACTTGTATCCCTTTTTTTTGTAAATCACGACCAAGTTCTATCGATTGCGTTGTGGAATTAATAATTGCCTGAACAGTAGCGCCATTCAAAACAGCTTGTTCTAAAGCTTTAAGATAATCCGTATTTGAGAGGATAAACTGATTAATGAAAATAATATCGTTTGGTTGTGCATTCTTGAGATCTGCTATCATTTCTTCAAATCCGTACTGGTCTTCATACCCATACAGCTTAACTTTCTTTGGGGACTTTTCTTGTTTGGAATCTGGCCCTAGTGCTGCCTCAATCTTTGCTTGAAAACAAAAAAGAAAAAAAGCCGATAACGATAGAATAATAGAATATAACTTCATACTGTTTTTTGCCTCAAATAAGATTAATTACTATAATAATTATAGCAATATATTTTCTATTTGACAATTGTGTCAATTTTTATAGCAGGGTAAAAATAAGGGCTGAATCAAGACGGAAGAAATGAATTAATAAAGCTCAAGCTGCCATTTCGCAATGATCGTTCCTTGGTCGCAAAATCAACCTTATAAAGGCCAAACTTTTGATCAAAACCGCGATCCCATTCATAGTTATCCATAAGGGTCCAATAAAAATATCCTCGGACATCAAAGCCATCTTTCATAGCTTCGTAGATTTTTTGGGTATACAATTCTATAAATAGTGCGCGATGCTGGTCTTTTGCATCAGGAATGCCATTTTCGGTTATATAAATTGGTACTCCCAACGATGCCATATCGGTAATCGCGTCATAGATGCCATCGGGATACAAAGCATATTCCATATCGGTCATTATTTCGCCGGGCATACAGGTTGGCCCCTTATTTCCAACAATTAGGCGTGAATAATAATTGATACCAATAAAATCATAACATCGCGGTGCTCCTGGAAGTTCTGCATAGATATCGACAATTCCAGGAATTTTGTATTCAAAGATACCTGTTTGAAGAAACTTTTTAGTTTGTTTGTGAGCCGCGCAGAAATTTAAAAACCAAGCGGTAAATCGGCCAAATGGCGACCAATTTGAATAGGCATGAGCATGCAATATTTGATGCACAATCCCAATTTGCGTTGAAGCTCCGTTTGGCATTTTCTTCAGCGCTTTGTAGACGCGGCAGTGTGCCGTTAAAAGATTTTTGAGTACGGTTCCCGCTGCGTTAAAATTCATTACTTTTCCGGGTGAGTGCATACCAAGAATAAAGCCCATAAAACTGTAAACCGTCGGTTCGTTAATCGTATACCAAATTGGCACTTTGGCGCTTAATCTCTTGAACACTAATTTTGAAAATCTGAGGAAATATTCTAAGTTTTGCTCTTTTTGAAACCCGCCAATTTCATCAAACCACTGTGGGTGAACAAAATGATGCAGCGTGATAGTCGGCACGATGTCTGCAGCAATAAGTGCATCGATATATTGTTCATACCAGTTGAGCATTTCTTCATTAAAAACTCCCTGTTCCGGCTCAATGACAGCCCACTCTATAGAAAAACGAACGGCATTGCATCCCAGGTTTTTAATGAGCTGAATATCGTCCAAAGCGCGATTCCAAAAATCGGCAGCAGATCCACATCGCTGATTTCGGTTTATGGTAGATTTTCCTAATAAACTTTTTTGCTGTTCAAAATGTGACCAATTGCTTTTGCCATAAATATCGCCCCCGTTTTGGTAGGCAGAAAGGGCAATGCCTTTGAGAAACGTTTTTGGTAATACAGTCAGTTCAGCGCAAGAGCCTGCTTTTATGGTACTGAATAGGCAGATAAAAACTACAGAGAGAACGCGCATAAAAGAAAAAACTCCACTAAAAATGATCACATTTTTGTTTGTATTTGCAAATGAATGATAAAATAAAATTATAGCAGATAGTAAGCGATCGCTCAATTATTATTGAGGATGCTTGTTTACTCGATTATCCTTTCTGTATGCTAGAGGCAATGGAGCAGTTTTCAGGGGGGAGCGATGAAAAAGAGTTTAAATAAATTTCTCATGGTAATTTTTTTGCTGGGCGGTTCGGTAGATGGCGTTGTTGAAATGGAGCAGGGCCCTGAAGGTACCGGGTGGCAGTTGGTGCAGAGGCCCTATGTGCAAGATGTACCGGCCTATAGTAATTATTACGAGAGCTCTCAGGTGCCTCAACCGAATTTCGGGGCAATGGCGCCTACACTGACTCCCCAAGAACAGATAAGAATCAATCAGCAATTTGTAGAAGCTGTGCACAAGAAGGATCCCGCCATCTTGCAAAAACTTATTGACGAAGCGGTCGCGCGTGGCAGGAGAAATCCTGCAGAATTTGTCAAATTAATGACCCTTCCAGATGCAAGTGGATGGACCCCATTTATGCATGCGGTAGAAATCGGCGATCCTTCGCGTCTTAATATTTTTATGGATGCGTTTCAAAAAGTATTAGGAAATGACACCGCTTCGCTTCTCAAGATTGTAAATTATCAGGATGTTCATGGACGAACTGCGCTGCACCTTGCTGCAGAGCGCCGTCAAATTGATGAAGCGCGATTGCTGCTTAAGCGATTCGTGGAACTTTTTAAAAACGATAAGAAATCGTTTTTTGAAATACTTAATAATCGTGATCGCCATTTGGGTTGGACTCCATTGATGGCTGCCACTTATGATAGTGCATCTGAAATAATTGAGGCGATTTTGAAAGCTGCTGCACAAGTGCTGGGTGTAGGTACTGAATATTATAACGATGTTCTTAATGCTCGAGGTTCGTTTGGCAGAAGCGCTATTCTCTTGAGCATCGCGCCCCGCGATCGCTGGCTTTTATTGCAATACGGAGCTCGAGACGATGTCGAGCCTCAAGACCCATTGACTAAAGATTTAAAAACCTTGGGATTAAAGTTTTTGCATTATGCGTCTCATGATGGGCACGAGCAAGATATGGAAGAGTTTTTCCAAATGCTTGCTGAAAGGTATCCAGAGAATTATCAAGCATTTCTGTTTGTATTGACGGCGCGTGATGAAGGCGGCTGGACAGCGCTTATGAACGCTTCGGCTGATGGTAATGCCGAGTATGTTCGGATTATTTTAAGCAATGCGCACAAGCTTTTTAAAACTGATACGGCGCGTGTAGCAACACCAGGAAGAGAAGGCGAGCGCCAAGAAGATCCGCTATGGTTTAGTCTCGTTTTAAATAACGCTGATGTGCATGGTCGCACGTCTTTGCATTTGGCAATCGCCCGGCGCCATTTAGAGACGTTTAAAACGCTTCTTTCTATGGAAAAAGAGTTTTTAGGAAACGATCGTCGCACCTTCAATCGATTCATAAATCATCGCACCGAACTCAATGGCTTTACGCCATTATTACTTGCAGCATTTCGTAGTGCAGACGATGAACTTTCTCTTAATATGATAAAAATACTTGTTGAGCGGACTTTGGCTGGAATGGGGCGAGATTCAATCGATTATGAACGTTTTATTAATGCGAGAGATTTAGATAGGCAATCATCAGTTGCATATGCTCTTTCGCCGCGCATCAGAGATTATCTAAAAAAGAACGGCGCGCGATAATTTTTATTTCACGCACTCGTATAATTTTTTGAGTGCATCGATTCTGTCGCGGTGAGAAAAAATGGCAGAGGCGATTGCTGCGCTATCTAATCCATTTTTAAAAAGCTCTGGGAGATTATTTGCATTTAAGCCGCCATCCATGCCGATGCTAAAACTAAGTTTTTGTTGTGTACGTAAAGTAACGAGTTCTTTCAATCGTGAAATGGAGCTTTGTAAAAATTGTTGCCCAGAAAAACCGGGCTCTACCGACATCAAGAGCACTTCATCGACGAGCGCTATGTAGGGAGCCAATTTTTGCACATCTGTCGATGGTTTGAGAGCGATGCTTACTCGCCAATGCTTAGTTCTTAAATAATTGATCAAAATTTCGGGAGCGCTAACCGCTTCGATGTGAAAAGAAACGGTGCAATTTGCAGAAAGGTCAAGGCGGCGAGCAAATGATTCAGGCTCTATTACCATTAGATGGATGAAAAGTGGTTTGCTGGTAGAGCCCAGAATTGCTGCAATAAAAGGAAATCCCCAAGTAAGATTTGGTACAAAAACACCATCCATCACATCGATATGGAAGCCATCGCAGTGCGGGGCGACTTGATCAATTTCATGCCTCAGATTAAGAAGATCTGCGCTTATGAGCGAAGGAAATATTTTTATTTTTGATCGATTCATCGTGGCTCCTGGCAAAACGTGACTCCTTTTTTGATCGTGCTTATACTATGACGATACATGTTATTCTATCCTCAGAAAGCTAGATATTTCAAGTCGTTGATACGTCTATGCACATGAGGTCTGTGTGGCTCACTTTTTTTGTGCTGTACAGTACTATGCAGGAAGTTATTATGAATTTTAATCTCCGTGTATCTATGGTAAGTTTGATGCACAATAAACTTGATGCAGGAATCGCTTTTTATTCGATGTTGGGAATTCCTTTAACCTTTCAAGTTCCGGCAAAATGGGCGGAATTTGATTTGCAGGGCGTAAAGTTATTTCTCTATCAAGTTGATGAGGAGCTTCCTGATCATTATAGTGGGTTGGTTCTTCACGTTGACGATGTCGCCAAATTTTATGAAGAATTTAAAGAAAAAATTACGTTCGTAACTCCGCCTACCGATCTTGAGTATGCATATATTGCTCGTATAAAAGACCCGGGCAATAATATTATCGGTTTAGTGCAGCCAACCCCTGAGCGGGTGCGTGCGGCAATGGATCAGGCAAAAGCAGGTATTTAGGGCTTCTAAGCGGTACCGGATTCTAGAGCTGTTTGCCCATAGATTTTATCCAAGATATACACCGTTTGTGGTATAAAAGTTGAGTGCTTTGATGTAAATATTGCAAAGCAAAGGCTTTTAAGTATACTGGAAACAGGGAGTTTTTTTAGATAGAAAGTTCTCCCTGTTTTTGAAAGAATTTCTCTAAAAAATGGCATACATTCTTTAAGGAGGCCTTATGTACGATAAACTGACTCCTTTGGCAG is a window from the Candidatus Babeliales bacterium genome containing:
- a CDS encoding ankyrin repeat domain-containing protein, translated to MKKSLNKFLMVIFLLGGSVDGVVEMEQGPEGTGWQLVQRPYVQDVPAYSNYYESSQVPQPNFGAMAPTLTPQEQIRINQQFVEAVHKKDPAILQKLIDEAVARGRRNPAEFVKLMTLPDASGWTPFMHAVEIGDPSRLNIFMDAFQKVLGNDTASLLKIVNYQDVHGRTALHLAAERRQIDEARLLLKRFVELFKNDKKSFFEILNNRDRHLGWTPLMAATYDSASEIIEAILKAAAQVLGVGTEYYNDVLNARGSFGRSAILLSIAPRDRWLLLQYGARDDVEPQDPLTKDLKTLGLKFLHYASHDGHEQDMEEFFQMLAERYPENYQAFLFVLTARDEGGWTALMNASADGNAEYVRIILSNAHKLFKTDTARVATPGREGERQEDPLWFSLVLNNADVHGRTSLHLAIARRHLETFKTLLSMEKEFLGNDRRTFNRFINHRTELNGFTPLLLAAFRSADDELSLNMIKILVERTLAGMGRDSIDYERFINARDLDRQSSVAYALSPRIRDYLKKNGAR
- a CDS encoding phospholipase D-like domain-containing protein, which gives rise to MKLYSIILSLSAFFLFCFQAKIEAALGPDSKQEKSPKKVKLYGYEDQYGFEEMIADLKNAQPNDIIFINQFILSNTDYLKALEQAVLNGATVQAIINSTTQSIELGRDLQKKGIQVFVLNPKLGQSLHTKSTGSVGKFLYDGSANATHQAYSGNKETVMRIISQEIIESAFNSHKALIKKSIPLEKFDQAVLSPTKLPRSPIKPPLVETPKKPTRITSLDTNIRRTLKRRIENTQDEDLWINLYGIDQKDMEAVIEQKHQNIKVLCVNFHNLANPETKKFLIKLRRNDVPVYIYNVDGKEKFANKYPLINHQKIIIRGNLVMTGSENPTEKNSRDINQFTFFPDAELAKELRNQIEAIAAESTAIEDIKTLEAEFRDWYIKKSLDRFEHRTNFDNISPKYEYLHYKVLNTIAQNIEALGSNHPAYEYLKARIATLKQKIKDAALKSAQPDFQDPFPTLPS
- a CDS encoding ribulose-phosphate 3-epimerase, which codes for MNRSKIKIFPSLISADLLNLRHEIDQVAPHCDGFHIDVMDGVFVPNLTWGFPFIAAILGSTSKPLFIHLMVIEPESFARRLDLSANCTVSFHIEAVSAPEILINYLRTKHWRVSIALKPSTDVQKLAPYIALVDEVLLMSVEPGFSGQQFLQSSISRLKELVTLRTQQKLSFSIGMDGGLNANNLPELFKNGLDSAAIASAIFSHRDRIDALKKLYECVK
- a CDS encoding VOC family protein, which gives rise to MNFNLRVSMVSLMHNKLDAGIAFYSMLGIPLTFQVPAKWAEFDLQGVKLFLYQVDEELPDHYSGLVLHVDDVAKFYEEFKEKITFVTPPTDLEYAYIARIKDPGNNIIGLVQPTPERVRAAMDQAKAGI
- a CDS encoding family 1 glycosylhydrolase, with translation MRVLSVVFICLFSTIKAGSCAELTVLPKTFLKGIALSAYQNGGDIYGKSNWSHFEQQKSLLGKSTINRNQRCGSAADFWNRALDDIQLIKNLGCNAVRFSIEWAVIEPEQGVFNEEMLNWYEQYIDALIAADIVPTITLHHFVHPQWFDEIGGFQKEQNLEYFLRFSKLVFKRLSAKVPIWYTINEPTVYSFMGFILGMHSPGKVMNFNAAGTVLKNLLTAHCRVYKALKKMPNGASTQIGIVHQILHAHAYSNWSPFGRFTAWFLNFCAAHKQTKKFLQTGIFEYKIPGIVDIYAELPGAPRCYDFIGINYYSRLIVGNKGPTCMPGEIMTDMEYALYPDGIYDAITDMASLGVPIYITENGIPDAKDQHRALFIELYTQKIYEAMKDGFDVRGYFYWTLMDNYEWDRGFDQKFGLYKVDFATKERSLRNGSLSFINSFLPS
- a CDS encoding thioredoxin domain-containing protein; this encodes MTLLKKIGYVLGGIVTFFAVGYAMQLPIIPLGLRYIVAALQFLILVAVVLALVIYSARSMWRSHRFESFLLLLMSLFFAIVSLPTYLPLIYYYATLATAQVHAKAPSNPEEFAEHGSEFISYLSGKAAFEQMVASSARKPAAIKLSAKWCGPCKKLKPVYEVVAQELHEKITFGEVDIDLFDDKSLLTVPGVPTILMYKNGQEIGRIVGFRTAEELTAEFKKLEM
- a CDS encoding aquaporin; translation: MRRFIMEFLGTFFFILTIALTNNPFAIASMLMAWVYIGAFVSGAHYNPMVSLAIAMRRRLSWDDLPTYMVAQIAGGFAAFAAAAFLHGHITIPAPGAEVTMMQAFVVEILLAFALALVILFVATSEKYSGNDIFGLAIGFTIPALAYLGGPISGGLFNPAIALGAALYGLVSGVHVSYHHLAMYLGGAFIGGALAAHAFDYFTEE